A part of Gemmatimonas groenlandica genomic DNA contains:
- the tal gene encoding transaldolase produces MSTRLHALHAAGQSLWLDYIDRAMLSNGDLSRRIREDALTGQTSNPTIFEKALAEGAAYDAQLATLDGSRSDREAFEVVATTDVRDACDAFRIVYEQTDAIDGYVSLEVSPDLARDTHGTVAEARRLWQIVDRPNLMIKVPGTHEGAEAIRQLIADGINVNVTLLFSIDAHARVIEAFIAGLEDRAAAGQPVARIASVASFFISRVDSAIDKQLAGMAAANPAAADTFNALQGRAAIANAKLAYRLFTASFSSPRWAALAAHGAQVQRPLWASTSTKNPAYRDVIYVEELIGTNTVNTLPPATLEAFRDHGDVRASVAENVADAERVLSALESQGVSVQAVTDTLLAEGLASFEHSFVTLLSGLNRKRAALANTASSTGAPAVASL; encoded by the coding sequence ATGTCTACTCGTCTCCACGCTCTGCACGCGGCCGGGCAGTCGCTCTGGCTCGACTATATCGATCGGGCCATGCTCTCGAACGGCGATTTGTCGCGCCGAATCCGCGAGGACGCACTCACCGGGCAGACCTCGAACCCAACGATCTTCGAGAAGGCCCTCGCCGAGGGAGCCGCGTACGATGCGCAGCTCGCGACGCTCGACGGGTCCCGCTCGGATCGCGAGGCCTTCGAAGTGGTTGCTACGACCGACGTGCGTGATGCCTGTGACGCCTTCCGCATCGTGTACGAGCAGACCGATGCCATCGACGGCTATGTGTCGCTCGAAGTCTCTCCGGATCTGGCGCGCGACACCCACGGCACCGTGGCCGAAGCCCGACGCCTCTGGCAGATCGTCGATCGTCCCAATCTGATGATCAAGGTGCCTGGCACCCACGAAGGCGCCGAAGCCATCCGCCAGCTCATCGCCGACGGCATCAACGTCAACGTCACGCTACTCTTCTCGATCGACGCGCACGCCCGTGTCATCGAAGCCTTCATCGCTGGTCTCGAAGACCGCGCCGCCGCCGGTCAGCCGGTCGCGCGCATCGCGTCGGTCGCCAGCTTCTTCATCAGCCGCGTCGACTCCGCCATCGACAAGCAGCTCGCCGGCATGGCGGCCGCCAATCCCGCCGCCGCCGACACGTTCAACGCGCTGCAGGGGCGCGCCGCCATCGCCAATGCGAAGCTCGCCTACCGGCTGTTCACGGCCAGCTTCTCCAGCCCACGGTGGGCCGCGCTTGCCGCGCACGGCGCGCAGGTGCAGCGTCCGCTGTGGGCCAGCACGAGCACCAAGAACCCGGCCTACCGTGACGTGATCTACGTCGAGGAGTTGATCGGCACCAACACCGTGAACACGCTCCCGCCGGCCACGCTCGAAGCCTTCCGCGATCACGGCGACGTGCGCGCCTCAGTCGCCGAAAACGTCGCCGACGCCGAGCGTGTCTTGTCGGCCCTCGAGTCGCAGGGCGTGTCGGTGCAGGCGGTGACCGACACGCTGCTGGCCGAAGGGCTGGCCTCGTTCGAGCATTCGTTCGTCACGCTGTTGTCTGGCTTGAATCGCAAGCGCGCCGCGCTCGCGAACACTGCGTCTTCCACCGGAGCACCCGCTGTTGCCAGCCTCTGA
- a CDS encoding S41 family peptidase: protein MRCFAFHHLLPPLRREAPLFLLAAALLGACRGAVAPSAQPPVPSRSVATSTTLGAMPAACGPVAGAVSASLASTPVTNPLVTFDSAWSIIGRTHWDTTYNGVNWAALRAELRPKAAAATTTGELRAVLSDMVARLKQSHFSIIPREIADASGSGSGSGANSAPDHSGSIGAEVRYLDGTIVIAQIDRDGPAARAGVRTGWRVQSVNGCPMSARLSRMPKEPDARREALTAYAIATQALAGAVGDSATVVFADERGRERTVRVARAPEPGAVAKFGNLPAMNAQLSFDRVTSAGKTVGIIRFNIWMPILSPQFDAAVDALRDADAIVLDVRGNFGGVGGMSMGIAGHFLDSTRTIGTMIQRGATLKFVANPRRVNTRAQGVSPYAGPLAIVVDELSISTTEIFAGGMQALGRAQVFGVQTSGQALPSVPERLPNGDILYHAIADFVNPFGKPLEGAGVTPDRVVPLTRQSLLAGRDPALDAAIAWAVSQKVRQ, encoded by the coding sequence GTGCGCTGCTTCGCCTTCCATCACCTGCTTCCGCCCCTCCGGCGCGAGGCGCCGCTATTCCTGCTGGCCGCCGCCCTGCTCGGGGCATGCCGTGGTGCGGTCGCGCCTTCTGCGCAACCTCCGGTGCCAAGTCGGTCCGTAGCGACCTCGACGACGCTCGGGGCCATGCCCGCGGCCTGTGGGCCGGTGGCGGGAGCCGTGTCCGCGTCACTGGCCTCGACTCCGGTGACCAACCCGCTCGTGACCTTCGACAGCGCCTGGAGCATTATCGGGCGCACCCATTGGGACACGACCTACAACGGGGTAAACTGGGCGGCCCTTCGGGCGGAGCTGCGACCGAAAGCGGCGGCCGCCACGACGACCGGCGAGTTGCGGGCAGTGCTTTCCGACATGGTCGCCCGCCTCAAACAGTCGCACTTTTCGATCATCCCGCGCGAGATCGCCGACGCATCTGGGAGTGGCTCAGGGAGCGGCGCGAACTCCGCTCCAGACCATAGCGGTTCCATCGGCGCCGAGGTGCGGTATCTCGACGGTACGATCGTGATTGCGCAGATCGATCGCGACGGTCCGGCGGCCCGGGCGGGCGTGCGTACTGGCTGGCGGGTGCAGTCGGTGAATGGGTGCCCGATGTCCGCGCGACTGTCCCGCATGCCGAAAGAGCCCGACGCGCGCCGTGAGGCACTCACCGCCTACGCCATTGCCACTCAGGCTTTGGCTGGCGCCGTGGGCGACAGCGCGACGGTGGTTTTCGCCGACGAGCGCGGACGTGAGCGGACGGTCCGCGTGGCGCGCGCTCCGGAGCCTGGGGCGGTCGCGAAGTTCGGCAATCTGCCCGCCATGAACGCCCAGCTCTCGTTCGACCGGGTGACGTCGGCCGGCAAGACCGTCGGCATCATCCGGTTCAACATCTGGATGCCGATTCTGTCGCCCCAGTTCGACGCGGCGGTCGATGCGCTGCGCGACGCCGACGCCATCGTGCTGGACGTCCGGGGCAACTTCGGCGGTGTGGGTGGCATGTCGATGGGCATTGCCGGCCATTTCCTCGACAGCACGCGGACGATCGGCACGATGATCCAGCGGGGGGCTACGCTCAAGTTCGTGGCGAATCCGCGCCGGGTGAACACGCGTGCGCAGGGTGTGTCGCCGTACGCGGGCCCACTGGCGATCGTGGTGGACGAACTGTCCATCAGCACGACCGAGATCTTTGCCGGCGGCATGCAGGCGCTCGGCCGCGCGCAGGTGTTCGGGGTACAAACGTCGGGTCAAGCGCTGCCCTCGGTGCCCGAGCGGCTGCCGAACGGCGACATCTTGTATCACGCGATTGCCGACTTTGTAAACCCGTTCGGCAAGCCGCTGGAAGGGGCGGGCGTGACTCCCGACCGGGTGGTTCCGCTCACCCGCCAGTCGTTGCTGGCAGGGCGCGATCCGGCGCTGGATGCGGCGATCGCGTGGGCGGTTTCGCAGAAGGTGAGACAGTAA
- a CDS encoding prepilin-type N-terminal cleavage/methylation domain-containing protein: protein MCAQLPHPRAGLTLLELLVVLVILAITTAIVPLAWRSPRATDESALDRLTQSARREAIRRGEELRLRVDLDGAWVLAAREGTDVLETGRIAAPSAAIALRVDALGTCRPGSDMAAIGDAPSGVSFDMLSCRFLPLAASAASTP, encoded by the coding sequence GTGTGTGCCCAGCTGCCCCATCCCCGAGCGGGACTGACATTGCTCGAACTCTTGGTCGTGCTCGTGATTCTCGCGATCACCACGGCCATTGTGCCGTTGGCGTGGCGGTCGCCGCGCGCCACCGATGAGAGCGCGCTCGACCGGCTGACCCAGTCGGCGCGGCGTGAAGCCATCCGTCGCGGCGAAGAATTGCGTCTGCGCGTGGACCTCGATGGCGCGTGGGTACTGGCGGCACGTGAGGGCACCGACGTTCTCGAGACGGGGCGGATCGCCGCGCCCTCGGCAGCGATAGCGCTTCGGGTCGATGCTCTGGGCACCTGTCGCCCCGGTAGCGACATGGCCGCCATCGGCGACGCGCCATCCGGCGTATCGTTCGACATGCTCAGCTGCCGCTTCCTCCCGCTGGCCGCTTCCGCGGCATCGACGCCGTGA
- a CDS encoding PulJ/GspJ family protein, with the protein MMRSQVRSQMRSRRGFTLLEVIVAITVTGLSLTTAGMALSAARNTAARIQAHEARTEADSRVRALLTDMLRHAPLSEQVDDPLLVVDRASGSPVLRFLSTGVREPYGTGAVWQVEVALRDSTLVVRATPTGRDVGASPLVATLSPVTQWDVRLLEHGTAMSSPSWRPDWPIAQDRPRAIELAWSRASDRSAMPLRVVLAPLDRPRL; encoded by the coding sequence ATGATGCGCTCGCAGGTGCGCTCGCAGATGCGCTCGCGCCGCGGCTTCACGCTGCTCGAAGTGATCGTGGCAATCACGGTGACGGGCCTCTCGTTGACCACGGCCGGTATGGCGTTATCTGCCGCCCGCAATACGGCCGCCCGTATCCAGGCGCACGAGGCGCGTACCGAAGCGGACAGTCGCGTGCGAGCCCTGCTCACCGATATGCTGCGCCACGCGCCGCTGTCCGAACAGGTCGACGACCCCTTGCTCGTGGTCGATCGCGCGAGCGGTTCGCCGGTGCTTCGCTTTCTCTCCACGGGCGTTCGTGAGCCGTACGGCACCGGTGCCGTGTGGCAGGTCGAGGTCGCCCTGCGCGACTCGACGCTCGTGGTGCGCGCGACACCGACGGGACGTGATGTTGGCGCGTCACCGCTCGTCGCGACGCTATCGCCCGTGACGCAGTGGGATGTGCGGCTGCTCGAACATGGCACGGCGATGTCATCACCGTCGTGGCGCCCCGACTGGCCGATCGCACAGGACCGCCCCCGCGCCATCGAACTCGCGTGGAGCCGCGCGTCCGACCGTAGCGCCATGCCACTGCGCGTCGTGCTCGCTCCCTTGGATCGGCCGCGGTTATGA
- a CDS encoding type II secretion system protein GspK, protein MSTARNHRGRRGAALVVALVTIAVLASVTAIASSQARRAASVVDNRRSQMTARAMAESGVLAARAQIEASLRNAGADSAQVDRVFDALTTDGASARQDTVGDGVFATIVVDVSARLDVNTAGADGLQQLLATVAPPSEARRVADAIEAHVRGDDVESTGENRDAIQQRRQRDSVAAVMLGRAPTSRVMQPFTSLDELLTVPGMQGAWLDALAADLTVDGDGRVNRRSASRRVLAAATGTLVDRPSRLLVVSRGWRRDHVLTREIQAVFDVSGAELRLVRWREQDR, encoded by the coding sequence ATGAGCACCGCCCGGAATCATCGGGGGCGCCGCGGGGCGGCGCTGGTGGTGGCACTGGTCACGATTGCGGTGTTGGCCAGCGTTACGGCCATCGCGAGCAGCCAGGCACGGCGGGCCGCGTCGGTCGTCGACAATCGACGTTCACAGATGACGGCGCGAGCCATGGCGGAGAGCGGCGTGCTCGCCGCACGCGCGCAGATCGAAGCGAGCCTCCGTAACGCGGGCGCAGATTCGGCGCAGGTCGATCGGGTGTTCGACGCACTGACCACCGATGGCGCATCCGCGAGGCAGGACACCGTCGGCGACGGCGTGTTCGCGACGATCGTGGTCGACGTCAGTGCGCGGCTCGACGTGAACACAGCGGGCGCGGACGGTCTGCAGCAACTGTTGGCGACGGTGGCTCCACCTAGCGAGGCCCGCCGGGTGGCGGACGCCATCGAGGCGCACGTACGCGGCGATGACGTCGAGTCGACGGGCGAGAACCGGGATGCGATCCAGCAGCGCCGCCAACGTGATTCGGTGGCCGCTGTGATGCTCGGCCGAGCGCCGACGTCACGCGTCATGCAGCCGTTCACGTCGCTCGACGAACTGCTCACAGTGCCCGGTATGCAGGGCGCGTGGCTCGACGCGCTGGCCGCCGATCTCACGGTCGATGGTGACGGCCGAGTGAATCGCCGCTCCGCCTCACGCCGGGTGCTCGCGGCCGCCACCGGGACGCTGGTCGATCGGCCGTCCCGACTGTTGGTGGTCTCGCGCGGCTGGCGTCGCGATCATGTACTGACCCGCGAGATTCAGGCGGTCTTCGACGTGAGCGGCGCGGAACTCCGATTGGTGCGGTGGCGGGAGCAGGATCGATGA
- a CDS encoding PilN domain-containing protein, whose protein sequence is MSRPLCLLLDGEFVSALPRDGAATATRVAWRPEAPLPMVESLRSAFGAPTGLVVIVGLAFLEIAEPQLPPVPNDARVRMLQRDSDRYFALREPAAVATDGSVAFAMSSALLTSWLDALSAWSPVRAVVTVAAAAALGGHDGRWTADAGDGSTGQLTIREGRVQSARRLRGGGDAAERPLTIAELTGGAWRAAAGTLDLQLLDSAMRERAQRQRARRWWQSAVFAAAALVLLAWSVDRWRERQLVALQQEAQTLEQSTAGARAAQQRLLRAQGEQTAIAAADRRAVLADAPPAVLARLGELLPRDAFIQRLEWNGTEWRIDGSANDAAALVPLLDADAQLVGVRAAAPSMRFLENGRSRSSFSIVFQTLGAPAPTRGGQ, encoded by the coding sequence ATGAGCCGCCCCCTGTGCCTGCTGCTGGACGGCGAATTCGTGTCCGCGCTGCCTCGTGACGGGGCAGCCACGGCGACTCGCGTGGCGTGGCGCCCCGAGGCACCGTTGCCGATGGTCGAGTCGCTGCGTTCGGCGTTTGGCGCACCCACGGGACTTGTCGTCATCGTCGGACTCGCATTTCTGGAGATCGCCGAACCACAGCTACCGCCGGTGCCGAACGACGCGCGCGTGCGAATGCTGCAGCGAGACAGCGACCGCTATTTCGCACTGCGCGAGCCGGCGGCGGTGGCCACTGACGGAAGCGTCGCCTTTGCCATGTCGAGCGCGCTGCTGACCTCGTGGCTGGACGCACTATCGGCCTGGAGCCCGGTGCGCGCGGTCGTGACGGTGGCGGCGGCCGCCGCACTTGGCGGTCATGACGGCCGATGGACGGCAGATGCGGGCGATGGGTCGACGGGTCAGCTCACGATTCGCGAGGGGCGAGTGCAGAGCGCCCGACGCCTGCGTGGCGGTGGTGACGCGGCTGAGCGTCCACTGACGATCGCCGAGTTGACTGGGGGTGCGTGGCGGGCCGCAGCGGGGACGCTGGACCTGCAGCTGCTTGATTCGGCCATGCGCGAACGTGCGCAGCGGCAGCGCGCGCGACGTTGGTGGCAGTCAGCCGTATTTGCCGCGGCAGCGCTGGTGCTGTTGGCGTGGAGCGTCGACCGCTGGCGCGAACGGCAGCTGGTCGCGCTCCAGCAGGAGGCACAGACGCTGGAACAGTCCACGGCCGGTGCGCGGGCGGCGCAGCAGCGACTGCTGCGCGCGCAGGGTGAACAGACGGCGATTGCCGCCGCGGATCGTCGTGCCGTGCTCGCCGACGCACCACCAGCGGTGCTGGCGAGGCTGGGCGAGCTCCTCCCGCGCGATGCGTTCATCCAGCGCCTCGAGTGGAACGGCACCGAGTGGCGCATCGACGGGAGCGCGAACGACGCCGCGGCCTTGGTACCGCTGCTCGATGCCGATGCGCAGCTCGTCGGCGTACGCGCGGCTGCCCCGAGCATGCGCTTCCTCGAGAACGGCCGCTCACGCAGCTCGTTCTCGATCGTCTTCCAGACGCTCGGCGCGCCGGCCCCGACGCGAGGTGGCCAATGA
- a CDS encoding GspMb/PilO family protein, with translation MTAVSAAPRSPSRERRVVIGGIVVLALSLFATYGVVPAVTRWSAREMQLDRVRAQVSHLKGLQLHASELETAAALSEGRLAGGVRRVIHARSSALGASALQTLLQGAADASGLVVDRVDVGPDLTSEGDLTATLSAYGDIHGLAALLAQLASAPRVTAVERLTVQINPALRGAPDVLRVTLGVRAPMVME, from the coding sequence ATGACGGCCGTGTCCGCAGCGCCACGGTCGCCGTCGCGCGAGCGTCGCGTCGTGATCGGCGGCATTGTCGTGCTTGCCCTGTCGCTGTTCGCGACCTACGGCGTCGTTCCGGCCGTCACGCGGTGGAGCGCGCGCGAGATGCAGCTCGATCGCGTGCGGGCGCAGGTGTCGCACCTGAAGGGCCTGCAGTTGCATGCGAGCGAGCTCGAAACGGCGGCTGCGCTCTCGGAAGGACGACTCGCCGGCGGCGTGCGGCGGGTCATTCACGCCCGGTCCAGCGCGCTGGGGGCGAGCGCGCTGCAGACGTTGCTGCAAGGCGCCGCCGATGCGAGTGGACTCGTGGTCGATCGAGTCGACGTCGGCCCCGATCTCACGAGCGAGGGCGATCTGACCGCTACGCTGTCGGCCTATGGCGACATTCACGGACTGGCCGCACTGCTGGCGCAGCTGGCCAGCGCACCGCGCGTCACCGCGGTGGAGCGGCTCACCGTGCAGATCAATCCGGCGCTGCGCGGCGCACCCGATGTGCTACGCGTGACGCTTGGCGTGCGCGCGCCGATGGTGATGGAATGA
- a CDS encoding secretin N-terminal domain-containing protein gives MIVLPLPRRWRFAALGVLLGPVTLSLGGEALQAQAPVTASRTNTLDFANAKLADVIRTLATMLGRTVLMSDIPDVRVTFATPAPLNTAELERILESLLESHELMLVPSGTVAQVLPTAKAPATGSLRTGFAFPDPPPLGLVTQLVPLQSIRADEGADALRALMGKGARIETVTRSNALLITDRGANVARYLELLRTLDAAPAGESGLRTYVVNLKYAAADNLAGALGQLYGAQVANTGGGSLADRSLSRALDSFRAREAETFRSRNSGGMSGANAMTQQNNAASAGTPRDSASGLLVGRTTIVANAPTNALVIRTAPPNYPLLRETIDALDTRPSQVLFEVTVAEIALGRGSEFGVDWSAVNRGGDVQAQFGNPEIPDTGSTSALLRLVRLDGTGVRALLRTIASTSDVRVLSTPEIIAANNREASILVGSKVPFVASTRLGNDVSIDRAIQYQDVGTKLSIIPTINDDGYISVQLLQEVSSLTSQTVAAAQSAPVISTREASTRAILRDGQTVVIAGLIGETRQTLEQGIPLLKDIPFFGALFKRQSTTRQRTELAIFVTPYLVRSDADADAIRERVKKRLEDRSPGALDGTPLTRKPPA, from the coding sequence GTGATCGTCCTACCGCTTCCACGACGTTGGCGCTTCGCCGCGCTTGGCGTATTGCTTGGTCCCGTGACGCTTTCGCTCGGCGGCGAAGCGCTGCAGGCGCAGGCGCCAGTGACCGCGTCGCGCACCAACACGCTCGATTTCGCCAACGCGAAACTCGCCGACGTGATCCGCACCCTGGCCACCATGCTGGGGCGCACCGTGTTGATGAGCGACATTCCCGATGTGCGCGTCACGTTCGCAACGCCGGCGCCGCTGAATACGGCGGAGCTCGAGCGCATTCTCGAATCGCTACTGGAATCGCATGAACTGATGCTGGTGCCAAGTGGTACGGTGGCCCAAGTGCTACCTACCGCCAAGGCGCCGGCCACCGGATCGCTACGCACCGGCTTCGCGTTTCCCGATCCGCCGCCGCTCGGCCTGGTGACGCAGCTCGTACCGCTGCAATCGATCCGGGCCGATGAGGGAGCGGATGCGCTGCGGGCGCTGATGGGCAAGGGGGCGCGCATCGAGACGGTCACGCGATCGAACGCCCTGCTGATCACCGATCGCGGCGCCAACGTGGCCCGCTATCTCGAGCTGCTCCGCACGCTCGACGCCGCACCGGCAGGAGAGTCAGGGCTGCGCACCTATGTGGTGAATCTCAAGTATGCGGCGGCCGACAATCTGGCCGGTGCCTTGGGGCAGTTGTACGGCGCGCAGGTGGCGAACACCGGCGGTGGCTCGCTGGCCGATCGGTCGCTGTCGCGGGCGCTCGACTCGTTTCGCGCCCGCGAGGCGGAGACGTTCCGGTCACGCAACTCGGGCGGCATGAGTGGCGCGAATGCGATGACGCAGCAGAACAACGCCGCCTCTGCGGGCACGCCGCGCGACTCGGCCTCGGGACTGCTGGTGGGGCGTACCACCATCGTGGCCAACGCACCCACGAACGCGCTGGTGATCCGTACCGCACCGCCGAACTATCCGTTGCTGCGCGAAACGATCGACGCGCTCGATACGCGTCCGTCGCAGGTGCTGTTCGAAGTTACGGTGGCCGAGATCGCGCTGGGCCGCGGATCGGAGTTCGGCGTGGACTGGTCGGCGGTGAACCGGGGCGGCGATGTACAGGCGCAGTTCGGTAACCCGGAGATCCCCGACACCGGATCCACGTCGGCGCTGCTGCGATTGGTGCGCCTCGATGGCACGGGTGTGCGCGCGCTACTGCGGACGATCGCGTCCACCAGTGATGTGCGCGTGCTGTCCACGCCGGAGATCATCGCCGCCAACAACCGCGAGGCCTCGATCCTGGTGGGCAGCAAGGTGCCGTTCGTGGCATCGACGCGACTCGGCAATGACGTCTCGATCGATCGCGCGATTCAATATCAAGACGTGGGCACGAAGCTGTCGATCATTCCGACGATCAACGACGACGGCTACATCTCGGTGCAGCTGCTGCAAGAGGTCAGTTCGCTCACGTCGCAGACCGTGGCCGCGGCGCAGAGTGCGCCGGTGATCTCCACGCGTGAGGCCTCAACGCGGGCGATTCTTCGTGACGGCCAGACGGTCGTGATCGCGGGGTTGATCGGCGAGACGCGGCAGACGCTCGAGCAAGGCATCCCGCTGCTCAAGGACATCCCGTTTTTCGGCGCGCTGTTCAAGCGGCAGTCCACCACGCGGCAGCGCACCGAGCTCGCGATCTTCGTGACGCCGTATCTCGTGCGCTCCGACGCCGATGCCGATGCGATCCGTGAGCGCGTGAAGAAGCGCTTGGAAGACCGCTCACCGGGCGCACTCGATGGCACGCCGCTCACCCGGAAGCCGCCCGCATGA
- a CDS encoding GspE/PulE family protein, whose translation MSGDARKSGDARDLRAAAAGDLAARVPARWLEEHAVLPLELDSGTLLVAADGVIAPIVQDALERAFSAEVRVVLHGAGDIRAAILSAPRESVRSTGSDTNSPPSGGDLLRGELTESLDDLRALASREPVIQVVNAMLAEASRAGASDVHVESRPDGLRVRMRLDGVLRDAQLLGTEFRSAVISRLKVLAGLDIAERRLPQDGRARVRVGDRELDVRVSTLPALHGESVVLRLLDGGQAEQPSSLESLGLSTDVLTRWRALLQRASGLLLVSGPTGSGKTTTLYAALRERSTPGVKVVTVEDPVEYRLDGIVQLPVNARAGFGFPNALRAILRHDPDVILVGEMRDAETADIAVQAALTGHLVLSTVHTTDATAALARLQEMGVPPYLLSATLQGVLAQRLVRRVCTQCGVWRALTAPEEVRVAEARVPITELRAGAGCAQCAGTGYRGRVAIAELLVLDDALRSAFTQGASLVELRAMVRARGVRSLREDGWRCVAAGETTIDEVVRMVSEDDDA comes from the coding sequence ATGAGCGGGGATGCCCGCAAGAGCGGGGATGCCCGTGACCTGCGGGCGGCGGCGGCCGGTGACCTGGCCGCGCGCGTGCCGGCGCGGTGGCTGGAGGAGCATGCGGTGTTGCCGCTCGAGCTCGACAGCGGCACGCTCCTAGTCGCGGCCGACGGCGTGATCGCCCCGATCGTGCAAGACGCGCTGGAGCGCGCCTTCAGCGCCGAGGTGCGCGTCGTGCTGCACGGCGCCGGCGACATTCGGGCCGCGATCCTGTCGGCACCGCGCGAGTCCGTGCGCTCAACGGGCTCCGACACCAACTCCCCGCCGAGCGGCGGCGATCTGCTGCGCGGTGAACTCACGGAATCGCTGGACGATCTGCGCGCGCTCGCCTCGCGCGAGCCGGTAATTCAGGTGGTGAACGCGATGCTCGCCGAGGCGTCGCGTGCGGGGGCCAGCGACGTCCACGTGGAGTCGCGCCCCGACGGCTTGCGCGTGCGCATGCGACTCGACGGCGTGTTGCGTGACGCGCAACTGTTGGGCACCGAGTTCCGCTCGGCGGTCATCTCGCGGCTCAAGGTGCTCGCCGGTTTGGATATCGCCGAACGCCGTCTGCCGCAGGATGGTCGCGCGCGCGTCCGGGTGGGCGACCGTGAACTCGACGTCCGCGTCTCCACGCTGCCCGCGCTGCATGGTGAGAGTGTCGTGCTGCGGTTGCTGGATGGCGGTCAGGCCGAGCAGCCCTCGTCGCTCGAGTCGCTCGGCCTCAGCACCGACGTGCTGACACGGTGGCGTGCCCTGTTGCAGCGGGCGTCGGGACTGCTGCTCGTGAGCGGTCCGACGGGCTCGGGCAAGACCACGACGCTGTACGCCGCGCTCCGTGAGCGCAGCACACCCGGCGTAAAGGTGGTCACGGTGGAAGACCCGGTCGAGTACCGACTCGACGGCATCGTGCAGCTGCCCGTGAACGCGCGCGCCGGTTTCGGGTTTCCCAACGCGTTGCGGGCGATTCTCCGGCACGATCCTGACGTGATTCTGGTCGGAGAAATGCGCGACGCCGAAACGGCCGACATCGCCGTGCAGGCTGCGCTCACGGGCCATTTGGTCTTGAGCACCGTGCACACGACCGATGCCACCGCCGCGTTGGCGCGATTGCAGGAGATGGGTGTGCCGCCCTACTTGCTGAGCGCCACACTGCAGGGCGTGCTGGCGCAGCGGTTGGTCCGTCGGGTGTGTACGCAGTGCGGGGTATGGCGCGCGCTGACGGCGCCGGAAGAGGTTCGCGTCGCCGAGGCGCGCGTGCCGATCACGGAGCTTCGCGCCGGCGCGGGGTGCGCGCAGTGCGCGGGCACCGGCTATCGCGGTCGCGTGGCGATCGCCGAGTTGCTCGTGCTCGACGATGCGCTGCGCAGCGCGTTCACGCAGGGCGCATCGTTGGTGGAGTTGCGGGCGATGGTCCGTGCGCGTGGTGTGCGTTCGTTGCGCGAGGATGGCTGGCGTTGCGTCGCCGCCGGCGAGACGACGATCGACGAAGTCGTGCGCATGGTGAGCGAGGACGACGACGCGTGA